One window of the Prochlorococcus marinus CUG1438 genome contains the following:
- the recG gene encoding ATP-dependent DNA helicase RecG, which produces MTISGNNNNLIKNWIRLLQKSLTIETENKFINTLGREKYFNDYLHESLKKLDNLNLSDEYLMIFYEFSKKYNGYNKLDVNQRKRLIIDTRKNLYKLGKTLEIESSYNISSNVFLNKADSSLSFDSDISLIKNVGKVYKNKLNELGIFHIKDLINYFPRTYLDYTNRVKIINLKPENLYTCIANVKRFYIHKSKKNSNLSIMNIVVSDETSSIKVTKFFLGRRFRSYSFFTSQKSLYTFGTKLAISGKVKLTDYGKTFVDPQIEILKDNNDNFNFSGKILPLYSLGEALSNMSFIKLMKKVLIYAKQYPEILNKKQLDSLSLLSKGESLINIHFPPTQQALIESKKRLVFDELFLLQIKFLLRKRKTNMNVISQQLPQKKSLLKEFLNNFPFELTKSQQNVLNEIKKDLSNPVPMSRLLQGDVGSGKTIIAIASLLLVIEKNLQGAFMVPTEVLAEQHYKNLLKYLNPLLVSVELLTGNTPQKKRKEIFSNLKNGLVDIIVGTHALFEDKVIFNALGMVVIDEQHRFGVTQRNRLLNKGENTNLLSMTATPIPRTLALSIYGDLDVSQITELPPGRVPITTKIISEDDLTNLFKIVEDEINKGKQAYVILPLIEDSEKMNLSSAKKIFKHLSEKVFFNKKVGLLHGKLSSQEKNEVINSFLKNEINILVSTTVIEVGIDVPNATIMIIYNSDRFGLSQLHQLRGRVGRGSTKSFCYLVTPDKNGLENKRLCVLQKSNDGFYIAEKDLELRGPGQILGYRQSGLPDFVLDNLPNNKFLIDKAREEAIKIVSDDPDFKENIVLKNILIDNSDNKFIHDFLN; this is translated from the coding sequence GTGACTATTAGCGGGAATAATAATAATTTAATAAAAAACTGGATAAGACTACTTCAAAAGTCTCTAACTATTGAGACTGAAAACAAATTTATTAATACCTTAGGAAGAGAAAAATATTTTAATGATTATTTGCATGAATCATTAAAAAAACTAGATAATCTAAATCTCTCAGACGAATATTTAATGATATTTTATGAATTTTCTAAAAAATATAATGGATATAATAAATTAGATGTAAATCAAAGAAAACGATTAATTATAGATACAAGAAAAAATCTTTATAAATTAGGAAAAACTCTAGAAATAGAAAGTTCTTATAATATTTCCAGCAATGTTTTTCTGAATAAAGCAGATTCAAGTTTGTCTTTTGATTCAGATATTTCATTAATAAAAAATGTAGGAAAAGTTTATAAAAATAAGCTTAATGAATTAGGGATATTTCATATAAAGGATCTAATTAATTATTTCCCACGAACATATCTAGACTATACGAATAGAGTCAAGATAATAAATTTAAAACCAGAAAATTTATATACGTGCATCGCTAACGTTAAAAGATTTTATATTCATAAGAGTAAAAAAAATAGTAATTTATCAATAATGAATATTGTAGTTTCTGATGAAACGTCTTCAATAAAGGTTACAAAATTTTTTTTAGGAAGAAGATTTAGATCTTACTCCTTCTTCACATCTCAAAAATCTTTGTATACTTTTGGAACCAAATTAGCAATTTCCGGTAAGGTTAAATTGACAGATTATGGCAAAACTTTTGTAGATCCGCAGATTGAAATTCTTAAGGATAACAATGATAATTTTAATTTCTCAGGCAAAATATTACCCTTGTATTCATTAGGTGAAGCTTTATCAAATATGAGTTTTATAAAACTTATGAAAAAGGTACTAATTTATGCAAAGCAATATCCAGAAATTTTAAATAAGAAGCAACTTGATTCATTATCTTTATTATCAAAAGGAGAGTCGTTGATTAATATTCATTTTCCTCCAACTCAACAGGCACTTATTGAGTCAAAGAAACGTTTGGTTTTTGATGAGTTATTCCTACTTCAAATAAAGTTCCTACTTAGAAAAAGAAAGACGAATATGAATGTAATTTCCCAACAATTACCTCAAAAGAAATCTTTATTAAAAGAATTTTTAAATAATTTTCCTTTTGAATTAACGAAATCTCAACAAAATGTTTTAAATGAAATTAAGAAAGATTTATCTAATCCCGTGCCAATGTCTAGATTGCTTCAGGGAGATGTGGGAAGCGGTAAAACCATAATTGCAATAGCGTCTCTTTTACTTGTTATTGAAAAAAACCTGCAAGGTGCATTTATGGTGCCAACTGAGGTATTGGCAGAACAGCATTATAAAAATTTATTAAAATATTTGAATCCCCTTTTAGTTTCTGTTGAACTACTTACTGGCAATACTCCTCAAAAAAAGAGAAAAGAAATCTTCTCTAATTTGAAAAATGGATTAGTTGATATCATCGTAGGCACACATGCATTATTTGAGGATAAAGTCATCTTTAATGCATTAGGTATGGTCGTAATTGATGAACAACATAGATTTGGAGTAACTCAAAGAAATAGATTACTAAATAAAGGAGAAAATACTAACTTGTTATCAATGACAGCAACACCAATTCCAAGAACTCTTGCGCTTTCTATTTATGGTGATTTAGATGTGAGTCAAATTACAGAACTCCCCCCTGGGAGAGTTCCAATAACAACAAAAATAATTTCAGAAGATGATTTAACTAACCTGTTCAAGATTGTTGAAGATGAGATCAATAAGGGAAAGCAAGCTTATGTGATTCTGCCACTTATAGAAGATTCAGAAAAAATGAATTTAAGCTCAGCAAAGAAAATATTCAAACATTTATCAGAAAAGGTCTTTTTTAACAAAAAAGTTGGATTATTACATGGCAAATTAAGTTCACAAGAAAAGAATGAAGTAATTAATTCTTTTTTAAAGAATGAAATTAATATATTGGTTTCAACCACAGTAATTGAGGTTGGCATTGATGTGCCTAACGCCACAATTATGATTATTTATAATTCGGACAGATTTGGATTGTCCCAGCTACATCAATTAAGAGGCAGAGTTGGTAGAGGATCAACAAAATCTTTTTGTTATCTCGTAACCCCCGATAAAAATGGTTTAGAAAATAAAAGACTTTGTGTTTTGCAAAAATCTAATGATGGCTTTTATATTGCTGAAAAAGACTTGGAGCTTAGAGGACCAGGCCAGATTTTAGGATATAGACAATCCGGATTGCCTGATTTTGTGCTGGACAATTTACCTAACAATAAATTTCTTATTGATAAGGCTCGTGAAGAGGCTATTAAGATTGTTAGTGATGATCCTGATTTTAAAGAAAATATTGTTTTAAAGAATATACTTATTGATAATTCTGATAATAAATTCATTCATGATTTCTTAAATTGA